Proteins encoded by one window of Dokdonella sp.:
- a CDS encoding VacJ family lipoprotein: MRRAYTAVFAAAMLAGCTSTGNVRVRDLPDDRPAESRAMAIEAAARLAAAQEAEAPRADEEPTALAPPVTPADAPSMRTYDPFERINRSMYRFNAHFDESVFLPVANGYRRLPRPLRSGVHNFFGNLGEIGSTLNFALQGRPVYGLRALGRFAINSTLGVGGLIDVAKRMKLPRAATGFGTTLAKWGMRPGPYIVLPLIGPSTLRDTAGLGGDFGLAWGIDAGGFYRSSRNSWMFGVANSIDLRAHIDFRYYETGSAFEYDTIRFLYMRQRLLEDEKLRAEGANLPRSTGTPAGQ, encoded by the coding sequence ATGAGGCGCGCGTACACGGCCGTGTTCGCGGCAGCCATGCTCGCCGGCTGCACGTCGACGGGCAACGTGCGCGTGCGCGACCTGCCCGACGACCGCCCGGCGGAAAGCCGGGCCATGGCGATCGAGGCAGCGGCACGACTCGCCGCCGCGCAGGAAGCCGAAGCGCCACGAGCGGATGAGGAACCAACCGCGTTGGCGCCACCGGTCACCCCGGCCGATGCGCCATCGATGCGCACCTACGATCCATTCGAGCGCATCAACCGCTCCATGTACCGCTTCAACGCACACTTCGACGAGAGCGTGTTCCTGCCAGTGGCCAACGGCTATCGCCGCCTGCCGCGGCCGCTGCGTTCTGGCGTGCACAACTTCTTCGGCAACCTCGGCGAGATCGGCAGCACGCTCAACTTCGCCCTGCAGGGCCGCCCCGTTTACGGCCTGCGTGCCCTCGGCCGCTTCGCCATCAACAGCACACTCGGTGTCGGCGGCCTGATCGACGTGGCGAAGAGAATGAAACTGCCGCGCGCCGCGACCGGGTTCGGCACGACGCTGGCGAAATGGGGCATGCGCCCGGGGCCGTACATCGTGCTGCCGCTGATCGGGCCGTCGACGCTGCGCGACACGGCCGGCCTCGGCGGTGACTTCGGCCTCGCCTGGGGCATCGACGCAGGCGGGTTCTACCGCAGCTCGCGGAACTCGTGGATGTTCGGCGTGGCCAATTCGATCGATCTGCGTGCGCACATCGATTTCCGTTACTACGAGACCGGCTCGGCCTTCGAGTACGACACGATCCGCTTCCTGTACATGCGCCAGCGTCTGCTCGAAGACGAAAAGCTGCGCGCCGAGGGCGCCAACCTGCCGCGCAGCACCGGCACCCCGGCCGGGCAGTGA